From Deltaproteobacteria bacterium, the proteins below share one genomic window:
- a CDS encoding ComF family protein, giving the protein MILRAVSSILNFIFPNKCIACRIFSKEVLCASCQEKFPSLPSSYCSLCARPFFSPDPSEERGHLCGDCLVSKPPFEKVYPLGLYQGILADLVGRMKYRKEERIADLLGEWLGTKLQTQDLSIDLIVPVPLHRERLRERGFNQAARISDAIGRILKIPVEKYDFVRVRRTPLQTTLNREERMKNLKEAFQVLDPKKIDGKKLLLVDDVYTTGSTLTAATKALLKVGVQSVSASVVARAV; this is encoded by the coding sequence ATGATATTGCGAGCAGTCTCTTCCATCCTTAATTTTATTTTTCCCAATAAATGCATCGCCTGCAGGATTTTTTCGAAGGAGGTGCTTTGTGCCTCATGTCAGGAAAAATTTCCCTCACTCCCTTCTTCCTATTGTTCTTTGTGCGCCCGCCCTTTTTTTTCTCCCGATCCTTCAGAGGAGAGGGGGCATCTTTGCGGAGACTGCCTCGTCTCAAAACCTCCTTTCGAAAAAGTTTATCCCCTCGGTCTCTATCAGGGGATTTTGGCTGATCTGGTGGGGCGCATGAAATACCGAAAAGAGGAGCGGATTGCCGATCTGCTGGGGGAGTGGTTGGGGACCAAACTTCAAACCCAAGATCTTTCGATTGATCTTATTGTCCCGGTCCCTTTGCATCGGGAGAGACTTCGTGAGAGAGGATTTAATCAGGCGGCGAGGATTAGTGATGCGATCGGGAGAATTTTAAAGATCCCGGTCGAAAAATATGATTTTGTTCGTGTCCGAAGAACCCCTTTGCAGACAACACTCAACCGCGAGGAGAGGATGAAAAACTTGAAAGAGGCGTTTCAGGTTTTAGACCCCAAAAAAATTGATGGAAAAAAACTGCTTCTCGTGGATGATGTTTACACGACCGGTTCGACGCTGACCGCTGCTACGAAGGCTCTTCTAAAAGTTGGAGTCCAGAGTGTGTCGGCTTCTGTCGTGGCGAGGGCTGTCTGA
- the aroE gene encoding shikimate dehydrogenase yields MISKIFGIIGDPIDHSLSPQMFNSFFQKKNLPHLYLRFHLKKKDLGRFVKKCRGWGLVGFNVTIPHKESILPFLDKIDPAVKIIGAANTVVVRGNRLIGYNTDAEGYSLSLRRETGFEPRGKSILVIGAGGASRAILYTLGRHGARQIFLTNRTRSKALRLCDEFKRHFPKTAFKVVRFHPTDLAPLFPKIDLLINTTSVGLKGTGFKNLPPLLFLHSKAIVSDIVYRPLITHLLKEAKRCHLKTHGGLGMLLHQAVLAYRIWTGKKALLDAPKVS; encoded by the coding sequence ATGATCTCTAAAATCTTTGGAATTATCGGTGATCCAATTGATCATTCACTCTCACCGCAGATGTTCAACTCCTTTTTTCAAAAGAAAAACCTTCCTCATCTCTATTTGCGGTTTCACCTGAAAAAGAAAGATCTGGGCCGGTTTGTTAAAAAGTGTCGCGGTTGGGGGCTTGTCGGTTTCAATGTCACTATCCCGCACAAAGAATCGATCCTTCCTTTCCTCGATAAAATCGATCCGGCGGTCAAAATCATCGGGGCAGCTAATACGGTCGTCGTGAGAGGAAATCGCCTGATCGGTTACAACACCGATGCGGAGGGGTATTCCCTCTCCCTCCGGAGGGAGACCGGTTTCGAACCGCGAGGAAAATCGATCCTGGTCATCGGCGCTGGCGGGGCGTCACGGGCGATTCTTTACACCCTCGGTCGCCATGGGGCCCGACAGATCTTCCTGACGAATCGGACCCGATCCAAGGCCTTGAGGCTCTGCGATGAATTCAAGAGGCATTTCCCAAAAACTGCTTTTAAGGTGGTCCGCTTCCATCCAACGGACCTTGCCCCCCTCTTTCCCAAAATCGACCTGCTGATCAACACCACATCGGTCGGATTGAAAGGGACAGGTTTCAAGAATCTCCCCCCCCTCTTGTTCCTCCATTCGAAGGCAATTGTCTCGGATATCGTTTATCGTCCTTTGATAACGCACCTCCTCAAAGAGGCCAAGAGATGTCATCTGAAGACGCACGGAGGACTCGGGATGCTCCTTCATCAGGCTGTTCTTGCCTATCGAATCTGGACGGGAAAAAAGGCGCTACTTGACGCGCCCAAGGTATCTTGA
- a CDS encoding DNA translocase FtsK, with product MGAPAWGNTKRSRDLFGLLYLATGLFFFLCLISYDSFDPSLNSYAPGREVHNLGGVVGSYLADLLYTLVGYGAYVVPIAFCGLAAWYLVFRGEIEARWVRLQALLMMTVLSSILCHLLFAPIGERPIDAGGLIGWSLGHLLVSSLGKTGAYLLVGAGLLIAFIWLTEIPLLMIWKFALDLGRLCEKRAARWGELLWARTKLSIAQLTKRFGDKGKIIKKPQPLLISHRLTGSTATSPVAMQASTAIEKTIERAVPGPKILPRAEVKETRREQLELIKPVSDSKYQLPPLTFLESESQPQVHINEESLKLNSKLLEQKLLDYGVEGKITKIHPGPIITMYEFEPASGVKVNKIVNLEDDLALTMGGKSVRIIAPLPGKAAVGIEIPNNDRETVWLKDIIGHPKFEKSESKLTLALGKDTEGFPFVTELARMPHLLIAGATGSGKSVSVNSMILSLLYKSTPEEVRMIMIDLKMLELSVYEGIPHLLLPVVTQPRRAAVALHWAIKEMERRYEILAAKAARNIMSYNSMVSEKERLPFIVILIDELADLMMTTSHEVERYITRLAQMARAAGIHLILATQRPSVDVLTGLIKANFPARISFKVTSKHDSRTIIDRVGSEHLLGSGDMLFMSGGTSRLLRIHGAYVSEKEILKVVEHWKNQGKPKYLEEEALKVLETKSEEGSVEGEDEIEDELYDQAVSIVTETRQASISMVQRRLRIGYNRAARLIERMEREGVVGPADGAKPREVYAQALGGIEPQ from the coding sequence ATGGGTGCTCCAGCTTGGGGGAACACAAAGAGATCCAGGGATCTTTTCGGCCTTCTTTATCTGGCGACAGGTCTCTTTTTCTTTCTGTGTCTTATTTCCTACGACTCCTTTGACCCTTCTCTGAATTCCTATGCACCGGGGCGTGAGGTCCACAATCTTGGCGGTGTGGTTGGATCGTATCTTGCCGATCTCCTCTATACCTTGGTGGGGTATGGGGCGTACGTCGTTCCGATCGCTTTTTGCGGACTGGCCGCCTGGTACCTTGTTTTTCGTGGAGAGATCGAGGCGCGTTGGGTCCGTTTGCAGGCGCTGCTGATGATGACGGTTCTCTCCTCTATCCTCTGTCATCTCCTCTTCGCGCCGATCGGAGAACGACCGATTGATGCGGGGGGGCTCATCGGGTGGTCTCTCGGTCATCTTTTGGTCTCTTCACTTGGAAAAACAGGGGCGTATCTCCTGGTGGGGGCCGGTTTGTTGATCGCTTTCATCTGGCTGACGGAGATCCCGCTCCTGATGATCTGGAAGTTTGCCCTGGATCTGGGTCGTCTCTGTGAAAAGAGGGCGGCGAGATGGGGCGAACTACTTTGGGCGCGTACCAAGCTCAGTATCGCTCAACTGACGAAGCGGTTTGGAGACAAGGGTAAAATAATCAAGAAACCTCAGCCGCTGCTGATCTCCCATCGACTGACAGGCTCAACAGCGACTTCCCCTGTTGCCATGCAGGCCTCAACGGCGATTGAGAAAACGATCGAAAGGGCGGTCCCGGGTCCGAAGATCCTTCCGCGTGCCGAGGTGAAAGAGACGCGTCGTGAACAATTGGAACTGATCAAGCCTGTTTCCGACTCCAAATATCAGCTCCCCCCGCTTACTTTTCTCGAATCGGAATCCCAACCCCAGGTCCATATTAATGAGGAATCGCTCAAACTCAATTCAAAGCTCCTCGAACAAAAGCTTCTTGATTATGGAGTCGAGGGAAAAATTACGAAGATCCATCCCGGGCCGATTATCACGATGTATGAATTCGAGCCGGCCTCGGGGGTGAAGGTTAACAAGATCGTGAATCTCGAGGATGACTTGGCGCTTACGATGGGGGGGAAGTCTGTCCGAATCATCGCCCCTCTCCCGGGAAAGGCGGCTGTTGGGATAGAGATTCCCAATAATGATCGAGAGACGGTTTGGTTGAAAGATATCATTGGTCACCCGAAATTTGAAAAATCGGAATCCAAACTGACGCTTGCCTTGGGGAAGGATACGGAAGGATTTCCGTTTGTGACCGAATTGGCGCGGATGCCACACCTGCTGATTGCCGGGGCGACCGGCTCCGGGAAATCGGTCTCGGTCAACTCAATGATCCTTTCACTTTTGTACAAATCAACACCCGAAGAGGTTCGGATGATCATGATCGATCTTAAGATGCTCGAGCTCTCTGTTTACGAGGGGATTCCACATCTTTTGCTTCCTGTCGTGACGCAGCCGAGGCGTGCGGCTGTCGCCCTTCATTGGGCCATTAAAGAAATGGAGAGACGCTATGAGATTCTCGCGGCGAAGGCGGCGCGCAATATTATGAGTTATAACAGCATGGTTTCGGAGAAGGAGCGGCTTCCCTTTATTGTGATCCTGATCGATGAACTGGCCGACCTCATGATGACGACCTCTCACGAGGTGGAACGTTATATTACGCGCCTCGCTCAGATGGCCCGTGCCGCCGGGATCCACCTGATCCTCGCGACACAGAGGCCCTCGGTCGATGTCTTGACCGGTCTTATCAAGGCGAATTTTCCTGCCCGGATCTCGTTCAAGGTGACCTCGAAGCATGATTCGAGGACGATCATTGATCGTGTCGGTTCCGAGCATCTGCTTGGTTCGGGTGATATGCTCTTTATGTCTGGTGGAACCTCCCGACTCTTGCGTATTCATGGCGCCTATGTCTCCGAGAAGGAGATATTGAAGGTGGTGGAGCATTGGAAGAATCAAGGCAAACCGAAATATTTGGAGGAGGAGGCGTTGAAGGTTCTGGAGACGAAGAGCGAAGAGGGAAGCGTGGAGGGCGAAGATGAGATTGAGGATGAACTTTATGATCAGGCGGTCAGTATTGTGACGGAAACACGTCAGGCCTCGATCTCGATGGTTCAACGCCGGCTTCGGATCGGGTACAATCGTGCGGCACGGTTGATCGAGAGGATGGAACGCGAAGGGGTGGTGGGGCCGGCGGATGGGGCGAAGCCGAGGGAAGTTTATGCGCAGGCGTTAGGTGGCATTGAACCTCAATGA
- a CDS encoding inositol monophosphatase translates to MKDDFDRYLKFAVRIAQESGRIQMASYGRVKKIRFKGEINLVTEVDKRCEAMIIKNIRKNFPDHDILAEESGKARESGSDYKWIIDPLDGTTNYSHSYPLFCTSIGLEYRGKVIVGVVFEPNLRELFYAVRGKGAFLNRRRIHVSKIAKLRRALVSTGFAYNVQEVKSNNLDHFQNFIMTSQAVRRDGVAATDLCYVACGRFDGFWEINLFPWDVAAGSLIVEEAGGAVSHFDGSSLDIYGKEIVANNGRIHRAMIEVLNGKY, encoded by the coding sequence ATGAAAGATGATTTTGATCGTTACCTGAAGTTTGCCGTAAGGATTGCCCAGGAGTCGGGCCGGATCCAGATGGCCTCCTATGGCCGGGTCAAAAAAATCCGTTTCAAAGGCGAGATCAACCTCGTGACGGAGGTCGATAAGCGCTGCGAGGCGATGATTATCAAGAATATTCGAAAAAATTTTCCGGATCATGATATTCTCGCGGAGGAATCAGGCAAGGCGCGTGAAAGTGGGAGTGATTATAAATGGATTATCGATCCGTTGGATGGAACAACCAACTATTCACATTCCTATCCCCTCTTTTGCACCTCCATTGGACTTGAGTATCGTGGGAAGGTGATTGTCGGGGTTGTTTTTGAGCCGAATCTTCGGGAACTTTTTTATGCGGTTCGTGGGAAAGGGGCCTTTCTGAATCGACGTCGGATTCATGTCTCGAAGATCGCGAAACTTCGTCGGGCGCTTGTCTCGACCGGTTTTGCCTACAATGTCCAGGAGGTTAAATCCAATAACCTCGATCATTTCCAGAACTTCATTATGACAAGCCAGGCGGTTCGGCGCGATGGGGTTGCCGCAACTGATCTCTGTTATGTCGCCTGCGGACGGTTTGACGGTTTTTGGGAAATCAATCTCTTCCCGTGGGATGTTGCCGCCGGTTCGCTCATTGTGGAGGAGGCGGGAGGGGCCGTGTCTCATTTTGATGGCTCTTCATTGGATATTTATGGGAAGGAGATTGTGGCGAATAATGGGCGGATTCATCGAGCGATGATTGAGGTTTTGAATGGAAAATATTAA
- a CDS encoding Ig-like domain-containing protein, translating into MKTIKYKWLLTIALLVGLGGCLSVEREKMPSEEAITRAVTGFVPSNGNLQGLAEDGSEEICAADAVHATDTSGVTANTLVDENCFFSLYLEVDKTYALSFSRDDEFVATLLFRDSEGHGSYSLTLEEGSELSLGEVVIVGTSAIPSDDFQAQNEAVVENEGDEEGSDQEESQSQGDSEAKEEAAEVGDIGDIGDVPLSSGEPHIVKTIPSNGARNVATSEAIMVQASCAIDPSTVGKAYFSVGDSNGDHVICDLELSASPDEIICKHADLLTEMAYTLNVEGLKCLDTKKGTIRSLTWHFETK; encoded by the coding sequence ATGAAGACAATTAAATACAAATGGCTGCTGACTATAGCCCTCCTTGTGGGGCTTGGTGGGTGTCTGTCTGTTGAGCGAGAGAAGATGCCCTCCGAAGAGGCAATCACAAGGGCAGTTACGGGATTTGTGCCAAGCAATGGGAATCTCCAAGGACTTGCTGAGGATGGGTCTGAAGAGATCTGCGCAGCTGATGCCGTGCATGCGACGGATACATCAGGAGTCACAGCAAATACTCTTGTTGATGAAAACTGTTTTTTCAGCCTTTATCTTGAGGTCGATAAGACGTACGCGCTCAGTTTTTCTCGGGACGATGAGTTCGTCGCGACCCTGTTGTTCCGCGATAGTGAAGGGCACGGCTCTTACAGCCTCACTCTCGAAGAGGGTTCGGAGCTTTCTCTGGGAGAGGTTGTGATTGTTGGTACGAGCGCGATTCCCAGTGATGATTTTCAGGCCCAAAACGAAGCTGTTGTGGAAAACGAAGGAGATGAGGAGGGGTCTGATCAGGAGGAATCTCAAAGTCAGGGTGATTCTGAAGCTAAGGAAGAAGCAGCCGAAGTTGGCGATATTGGCGACATCGGCGATGTTCCCCTTTCATCCGGTGAACCTCATATCGTCAAGACGATCCCTAGCAACGGTGCCCGTAATGTTGCCACCAGTGAGGCAATCATGGTTCAGGCAAGTTGCGCGATTGATCCTTCCACAGTGGGCAAGGCCTATTTCAGTGTTGGAGACTCAAATGGGGACCACGTGATTTGTGATCTGGAACTCTCGGCATCCCCAGATGAGATCATATGCAAACATGCTGATCTTCTCACTGAGATGGCTTACACCCTCAATGTAGAAGGACTTAAATGCCTCGATACGAAGAAGGGGACGATTCGGTCACTCACGTGGCATTTTGAAACGAAATAG
- a CDS encoding bifunctional riboflavin kinase/FAD synthetase translates to MKNLVMTIGVFDGVHRGHQKIFQKVAHCAKEHSGKSLAYTFDPHPARILVPESCPPMIMTQRQKRAAILANGIDRVVVQKFTPAFSRLSAQDFFDRILLRQIRPQEIFVGYNFTFGYHRGGTVETLEAMGKKAGIRVTVVEPFLWKEMLVSSTQIRSLLSKGQISQATELLGKPYRMTGKVVGGRGLGGKILGIPTANLRSENDLILPVGVYATLTILGKKSHPSVTNIGRNPTFGPRTLSIETHILNFQKKILGHQMEIEFVERIRDEIPFSSPRELSQQIQNDIHSTKKILKV, encoded by the coding sequence GTGAAAAACCTCGTCATGACGATCGGTGTTTTTGATGGCGTCCATCGAGGACACCAGAAGATTTTTCAAAAGGTTGCCCATTGTGCCAAGGAGCATTCCGGGAAAAGTCTTGCGTATACCTTCGATCCTCACCCCGCACGCATCCTGGTCCCCGAATCCTGTCCTCCGATGATCATGACCCAAAGGCAAAAACGTGCCGCGATTCTGGCAAACGGCATTGACAGGGTTGTTGTCCAGAAATTTACCCCCGCCTTTTCCAGACTCTCCGCCCAGGATTTTTTTGACCGTATTCTGCTCCGCCAGATTCGACCTCAAGAGATCTTTGTCGGCTACAACTTCACTTTCGGCTATCATCGGGGTGGCACGGTCGAGACACTCGAGGCGATGGGGAAAAAAGCAGGCATTCGCGTCACGGTCGTCGAGCCGTTCCTTTGGAAGGAGATGTTGGTCTCCAGCACACAGATCCGCTCCCTGCTTTCGAAGGGGCAGATTTCCCAGGCAACAGAACTCCTTGGAAAACCGTATCGAATGACAGGAAAGGTCGTGGGGGGGCGAGGACTCGGGGGAAAGATCCTCGGAATCCCCACAGCAAACTTGAGATCGGAAAACGATCTTATCTTGCCAGTTGGAGTCTACGCCACCCTGACAATCCTGGGAAAAAAATCTCACCCCAGCGTCACAAATATCGGGCGAAATCCAACCTTCGGTCCCAGAACACTCTCGATCGAAACCCATATTCTTAATTTCCAGAAGAAAATTCTGGGGCATCAGATGGAGATCGAGTTTGTCGAAAGAATCCGGGATGAAATTCCTTTTTCCTCACCGCGGGAACTATCCCAACAGATCCAAAATGATATTCACTCCACAAAGAAAATCCTCAAGGTATGA
- a CDS encoding PDZ domain-containing protein, which yields MKKKIWLALTCLLVALFFLARKAPETSAQIPLVDIPIIGKTLHYIEKSYFDPTAIDPKKLFEEAARELEGSISPFLVKIEEKKIHLRYADKTADISVPSPFTLSDLIPIFRQTLGFLKVNYEGRLDEKEREYLTAAGMMDALDTHSNFLHPKVYQEFKIGTRGTFGGLGIVIGLREGHLAVISPLEETPAWKAGIRAKDRIIQIDEEATINMSLTEAVEKLRGAVGSQVTILIQRDGTPTPLRFTLTRAKIEIRSVAGRLLEDQKIGLVKIKHFQEDTADKFDGLFKKFQKQSPSLEGLILDLRNNPGGLLDQAIEMADRFLAEGVIVKAVGRRSLDLEKAKPGSPLESIPLVVLVNEGSASASEIVAGTFQQTKRAQVLGTLTFGKGTVQTVYDLRDGSALKLTIAKYLTAGDREVQSIGVQPNIELLPVTVQKETVNLYEDERRDSDDEKEKRLPAPQAEFRLQYLASDPKKSEDEESYQIGLEEDFPIQLAKKMLQSPAEPISKLIETTAGEEKKRIEESLTKIGIDWSKGPKGGSPKPVVTVTLTDTQGNPLKVIPPSTSAVLKMEVENQGTGDLYQFASVSKSDDPLFDNIEFPFGHLKPGEKRSWNTQIKTSDNAIPRSEPVQFNFREAYRRLPAPVTLDFLIQEIPLPFFAYSYSIHDGGEKGTSGNQNGVPERGETIGLKIMVKNEGPGESAEPVVNLKNLNGPEIFIKKGREELPKMGLGNQAPVLLLFRIADKMPEDHEKVSFELSIRDKKRDQELIDRIELPTKPNSSVSSAPGPWHESPRISLNLPPLKTNQSQLTLKGNVSDDESVRHIFIFVGRNKVAYFSQKDHPPSLAFETKVKLKEGANLVTVAAQDDHERTTRKQWIVWKGKP from the coding sequence ATGAAGAAAAAAATCTGGTTGGCCCTGACCTGTCTGCTCGTCGCTCTTTTTTTCCTCGCCAGGAAAGCTCCAGAGACATCGGCTCAAATCCCCCTTGTTGATATCCCGATCATCGGGAAAACGCTGCATTATATCGAAAAAAGTTATTTTGATCCAACAGCTATCGATCCGAAGAAACTGTTTGAAGAAGCGGCTCGAGAGCTGGAGGGTTCTATCTCACCCTTCCTCGTCAAAATCGAGGAGAAAAAGATTCATCTCCGGTATGCCGACAAGACCGCTGATATTTCGGTCCCTTCCCCGTTCACCCTCTCGGATCTGATCCCCATCTTCCGTCAAACGTTAGGGTTTCTGAAGGTGAATTATGAGGGACGTCTCGATGAAAAAGAACGCGAGTATTTGACCGCTGCGGGGATGATGGATGCCCTTGATACCCATTCCAATTTCCTGCACCCAAAGGTCTACCAGGAATTTAAAATCGGAACACGGGGGACCTTCGGGGGACTCGGGATTGTGATCGGGCTTCGCGAGGGTCACCTGGCGGTCATTTCTCCCCTGGAAGAAACGCCGGCCTGGAAGGCAGGGATTCGCGCCAAGGACCGGATTATCCAGATCGATGAAGAGGCGACGATTAACATGTCTCTTACCGAGGCGGTTGAAAAACTCAGAGGAGCGGTAGGAAGCCAGGTCACTATCCTGATCCAACGAGATGGGACACCAACACCGCTGCGGTTTACCCTCACACGAGCCAAGATTGAAATCCGTTCGGTCGCGGGACGATTGCTCGAGGATCAAAAAATCGGCCTCGTCAAGATCAAACATTTCCAGGAAGACACCGCCGACAAATTCGATGGGCTCTTTAAAAAATTCCAGAAACAAAGCCCTAGCCTCGAGGGACTCATTCTTGATCTCCGAAACAATCCAGGCGGTCTCCTCGATCAGGCGATTGAAATGGCAGACCGATTCCTGGCGGAAGGGGTTATCGTGAAGGCGGTCGGGCGTCGCTCGCTGGATCTTGAAAAGGCGAAACCAGGCTCCCCCCTCGAATCAATCCCCCTCGTCGTCCTCGTCAATGAAGGAAGCGCCTCCGCCTCGGAAATTGTCGCCGGAACCTTTCAGCAGACGAAGAGGGCCCAGGTGCTGGGGACTCTGACCTTTGGCAAAGGGACAGTCCAAACGGTCTATGACCTGCGAGACGGTTCCGCACTCAAACTGACTATCGCGAAGTATCTCACCGCAGGAGATCGTGAGGTGCAATCGATCGGCGTCCAACCAAACATTGAACTCCTGCCGGTGACTGTTCAAAAAGAAACAGTCAATCTTTATGAGGATGAGCGAAGGGATTCCGATGATGAGAAGGAAAAACGGCTCCCTGCCCCTCAAGCAGAGTTTCGGCTCCAATATCTCGCCAGCGATCCCAAGAAATCAGAAGACGAGGAATCGTACCAAATCGGTCTGGAAGAAGACTTTCCGATCCAGCTCGCCAAAAAAATGCTCCAATCCCCTGCAGAACCGATTTCAAAATTAATCGAAACAACCGCTGGGGAAGAAAAGAAAAGGATCGAGGAGTCTCTCACAAAAATTGGAATCGATTGGTCCAAGGGTCCGAAGGGAGGATCTCCCAAACCTGTTGTGACGGTGACCCTTACCGATACGCAAGGCAATCCCCTCAAGGTAATCCCCCCAAGCACCTCAGCGGTTTTGAAAATGGAGGTCGAAAATCAAGGGACCGGGGATCTCTATCAATTCGCCTCTGTCAGCAAAAGCGATGATCCCCTCTTTGATAATATTGAATTCCCTTTTGGTCACCTGAAGCCCGGAGAGAAACGTTCCTGGAATACCCAGATTAAGACCTCTGATAACGCGATACCACGTAGTGAACCGGTTCAGTTCAATTTCCGGGAGGCCTACCGTCGTCTCCCTGCCCCTGTCACCCTCGACTTCTTGATCCAAGAGATCCCTCTCCCCTTCTTCGCCTATTCTTACTCCATTCATGATGGGGGTGAAAAGGGAACCTCGGGCAATCAAAACGGAGTCCCTGAGAGGGGGGAAACAATCGGACTCAAGATCATGGTAAAAAACGAGGGACCGGGTGAGAGCGCCGAACCGGTCGTCAATCTCAAAAACTTGAATGGCCCTGAGATCTTTATTAAGAAAGGGCGCGAGGAACTTCCCAAGATGGGCCTGGGGAATCAAGCCCCGGTCCTTCTCTTGTTCCGGATCGCTGATAAAATGCCAGAAGATCACGAAAAGGTATCATTTGAGCTCTCCATCCGCGACAAAAAGCGCGATCAGGAATTGATCGATCGTATTGAACTCCCCACAAAACCGAACTCTTCGGTCTCTTCGGCGCCCGGTCCCTGGCATGAATCACCGCGGATTTCCCTCAATCTCCCTCCTCTGAAGACGAATCAAAGTCAGCTAACTCTGAAGGGAAATGTCTCGGATGATGAGTCCGTTCGGCATATCTTTATCTTCGTCGGACGGAACAAGGTCGCCTACTTCTCTCAAAAAGACCACCCCCCTTCCCTCGCTTTTGAAACAAAAGTAAAACTGAAAGAGGGTGCTAATCTCGTCACGGTCGCTGCCCAAGACGATCATGAGCGCACGACGAGGAAACAGTGGATTGTCTGGAAAGGGAAACCGTGA
- a CDS encoding prepilin-type N-terminal cleavage/methylation domain-containing protein, whose protein sequence is MKKNGFSLIELMVIVAIIAFFIGLTLPQFLKERSNQKQPEGPQAKVSKTLEN, encoded by the coding sequence ATGAAAAAAAATGGTTTCTCACTGATCGAACTCATGGTCATTGTGGCGATCATCGCCTTCTTTATTGGCCTTACCCTCCCTCAATTTCTTAAAGAAAGGTCGAACCAAAAGCAGCCCGAAGGCCCGCAAGCCAAGGTGTCAAAAACCCTAGAGAACTGA
- a CDS encoding outer membrane lipoprotein carrier protein LolA codes for MRHLKWSFYFFSLFFVNTDSFAGDLIQKVQETYRTTPAIEAEFVQKTYVEILEREIEEKGSLILAKPGRFNIHYKGRRERRYISDGKKLWIVHLREKETEVFEDIQKMVSPEALTFLSGLGEMEKDFQVAEDHSGKTDRLILTPRRPESPFKKIVLWIDPKMNLAKEIELYPENGNRSHYRFERIKVKDDIASSLFHP; via the coding sequence ATGAGACATCTCAAATGGTCCTTTTATTTTTTCTCCCTATTTTTTGTGAATACGGATAGTTTTGCCGGAGATTTGATTCAAAAAGTTCAAGAGACCTATCGTACCACACCGGCGATCGAGGCGGAATTTGTCCAGAAGACCTATGTCGAGATCCTGGAGAGGGAGATCGAGGAAAAAGGCTCTCTTATTCTTGCCAAGCCAGGACGATTCAATATCCATTATAAGGGGCGAAGGGAAAGACGGTATATTTCAGATGGGAAAAAACTCTGGATTGTCCATCTCCGGGAGAAAGAGACCGAGGTTTTTGAGGATATTCAGAAGATGGTCAGCCCGGAGGCCTTGACCTTTTTGAGCGGCCTCGGAGAGATGGAGAAGGATTTTCAGGTCGCTGAAGATCATTCCGGGAAAACAGACCGGCTGATCTTGACCCCGCGTCGTCCGGAATCGCCTTTTAAGAAGATTGTCTTATGGATCGATCCCAAAATGAATCTTGCGAAAGAGATTGAACTGTATCCGGAAAATGGGAATAGGAGTCATTATCGTTTTGAGAGGATAAAGGTGAAAGATGATATTGCGAGCAGTCTCTTCCATCCTTAA
- a CDS encoding TIGR02147 family protein: METTTQKSRINIFEYLDYREFLRDWYKSHKSGRSTVSLRSFSKKAGFTSSNILKLVMDGNRNLTAESAAQFAIGLGLNKQETAFFLNLVFYNQGKSVEEKDSHYKKLVQSKKFSELKSVEKDQYDYYSTWYHPVVRELMTSNEFDGTPEWIMSQIRPEITVIQAKKSMELLERLGFVKKTPKNQWVQSNPLLTTGPESSSHIILRYHQSLLEIIRSLLVQIEPEDRDVGALTLGVSKKMFPEIKKKVQEFRREILKMVSTENNPEVVISLSTQLIPLVKKGEE, encoded by the coding sequence ATGGAAACCACGACGCAAAAATCACGAATCAACATCTTTGAGTACCTCGACTATAGAGAGTTTCTCAGAGACTGGTACAAATCGCACAAGAGTGGCCGCTCCACTGTCTCACTAAGATCCTTTTCAAAAAAGGCAGGTTTCACCTCTTCCAACATATTAAAACTGGTTATGGATGGGAATCGGAACTTGACGGCAGAGAGTGCCGCTCAATTTGCCATAGGTCTCGGTCTTAATAAACAAGAAACAGCCTTTTTTCTAAATCTGGTTTTCTATAATCAGGGAAAATCTGTTGAAGAAAAGGATTCTCATTATAAAAAACTCGTTCAATCAAAAAAATTCAGCGAGCTCAAATCGGTCGAAAAGGATCAGTATGATTACTACTCAACCTGGTACCACCCCGTCGTCCGAGAGCTGATGACATCCAATGAATTTGATGGAACCCCTGAGTGGATTATGTCACAGATTCGACCTGAAATTACAGTGATACAGGCCAAGAAATCCATGGAACTACTTGAGAGACTCGGATTTGTCAAAAAAACGCCAAAAAACCAATGGGTCCAGTCAAATCCCCTGCTAACAACCGGTCCAGAATCTTCCTCGCATATTATCCTTCGATATCATCAGTCACTTCTTGAAATCATTCGCTCTCTTCTTGTTCAGATTGAACCAGAAGACAGAGATGTCGGTGCCCTCACGTTAGGAGTTTCAAAAAAAATGTTTCCTGAAATTAAGAAAAAAGTTCAGGAATTTCGGCGTGAGATTCTTAAAATGGTTAGCACTGAAAATAATCCTGAGGTGGTTATCTCGCTGTCAACTCAATTGATACCGCTTGTTAAAAAAGGAGAAGAATAA